agcgcgctcctttcgcaaaagcggccgctgcagtgagcgaagtgaccttcctgCTCTCTTTAACTTCAACGCGcatttgcggtgaaagcacaagacgtacaaaccacccctcatcacgagataagcgcgcgtacgagcgaccacgccctgtggaggcgcaCGCGCATCGCAACGtgcggggcgacgacatttaaagcgcgccctttgagcccttcgcgccatctcgctagtgataagtaaaacacgctgaagtgccaccgatttCTGAGTACGACAGCTGAAAATGCtgtgtataaatagctcaccgttagcatactgaacaacgtgccgtctgtggccgagtctgttcgcgccgcgcgctgcggagctaggggtcgtaggttcggctCCCAACGACGTAACTCTTAGATGCggcgcatctcttgctcgggggtatgtcccgcggcattggccttggcgtccgcactcacattaCGCATGCGCAACTATCCTGCTTCACTCTCTCCAACAGCTgggcgttactctctccacttctatactaccacctgcttgcgcctctcctgcgttctcgcttctgctttcgcggcgcatgcgctactctcctcctctaagcgggtagagcgttgcgcgcgttcagtgcagcgcttgcttcggttgactccgcttcactccgttgatgcttccgatgaagtgtgatggaagcaacagtcctgTAATACCTCAGTCACACTGGCAaacttagtgtcattttgagctagtgcacttacgctcacagagtgtcactttggcggcgcgctgctacacgagaaagcgaagtgtgctttggaaatgatggcagtggcaattggtgaATTAGTAGCGCAACATATTTTTGCTATTTCTTGCACTTATTGCTGTTTAATAGcgtattataggcatgaacataatttataATAAACTTTACGCccaaatgaagtaaatattgcaacctCATAACATCgttggtcatcgcgagccgagacaagacagtGCCATATCCAAGAccaatcgaaaacaaaaatggcggactccgATGCAGAAGGCACGCGTAGTGGTGACGagcgtttggagcgtgttttggcagcactcATTTGCTTACGAGCGAGGCGCTGTCATGCGTACGTCATGCTGGAAAGTGAAATTGACAGAGAAGCGGCAATTTCAAGAGACATCGAGGAACAGCTACTCGGAAACTCGTTCACCGTAGCCGCCGTTTTGGCTGACAGTGTACCCTCCATGTGTCGCTCAGTGTGGAGTTTCCAACGGAATGAACGCTGGTTCGAGGACACGTTGCCTCATCTGACTGAATTCTACTTCAAGCAGGCACTGCGCGTTACTCCAAGTACATTCAGGTACCTTGTAGAGTCGCTGGCTTGTGATCTCAGCCGCTTGAGCACACAAATGCGCACACCGATCTCTGTGGAGAAAAGAGTTGCCATTGGACTCTACCGCCTGTGCTCTTCTGCTGAGGACAGGACGATCGCCCACTTATTTGGTGTAGGTCGTTCAACTGTCAATGTGGTGTGGCGGCAGTTTTCCACAGCCGTCATTCAGCAGCTCGAAAGCCAGTGGATTTGCATGGTACGGCGCGCAGACATGGCCGACCACGTCAGGGAATTCTTCGCTGTGACCGGATTCCCCCAAGCTGTAGGAGCCCTCGACGGTTGCCATTTCCCCGTGTCACCGCCCAAGAAGCACGCAACCGACTACTACAATTATAAGGGATGGTAGGTCCTTCTGAAATGTTTGGCGTGGTAGGGCATTGCTCGCTATAAAAGGatctaacgcagaggttagtgcAGAAGTACAGTATAGTAGTATATTTAGGAGAACGTGTTATACGTTGTTTTCGGCGTTGTCACGAAATTCTACAAACAGTAATCTTGTATATGATATTAAAAGCCACTATTTGTATGTGTTGAATGAGGCAAACTGTAATGTGCTATTGTTTATATTGATCTACGCTGCGTGTACTTCGTGCtataaaggcaaaaaaaaaaagtttactgaACACTTAAGAGTAAAATCATGTTAGAAAGTGCTCGTTCTGTTGTTGTTTAGCATTACTGAAATTACagctgctttttcttcttttcccacACAGGTACAGCATGATACTTTTAGCGCTGGTGGACCACAGATATCGGTTCAGATACATCCGTGTTGGTAGTCCAGGGAGGTGCCATGATGCAGGTGTTCACGCAGCATCAGGACTGAGAAAGGTGGTAGAGAGTGCTCACTTCAAGTCCCCTCAGGCCATGATTGAAGGCACCCGTGTTGCTCCGATCATATTGTGTGATCAAGCGTTTCCCTTGACTGGAAACCTTATGAAGCCATTCGCAAATCCTCAGGACGGAACACCTGAAAGAGTGTTTAACTACAACCTGTCTAGAACAAGGAGGATTGTAGAGAATGCTTTCGGCAGGTTGAAAGCCCGTTTCCGCTTTGTAGCAAAAAGAATGGATTGTCACCTGCCAAACTCAAAGCGTGCTATAAGGGCTGCATGCGTTTTGCACAACATCTGCGAGAATTTCCGGGACTGCGTTGAGCAGCCATGGGAACAGGAAGCGCAACAACTTGCCACTCTCTATGTGCAGCCTTCCCACAACACACAAGCCGGCACAGACGAAGGCGAGAAAACGAGGGCTGCATTCACAGAATACTTTTCGAAACAAGTTGCCCGTTCCTCATGATCTAGTTCAGACATTTTCATTGTTAACGTGCATTTACATTTATGCTTTACGTTGTGAAATGCTGTGGCAAGCCGTCGTGTCTTCTACACAATAAAGCATGCATGAAATTGCCCTTGATGTCATCTTAGTTCATTTTTTCACCAGTGCCTCCAGCACGGACAGCAGCTTTTCATCCATTGCAGCTATGCCTTTGAAGATCTTCAGCTGCTCCTCCTTCAGTTGTAGTTCTTTCTCTCGTCGTTGTTCAAAAGAGAGACGAAGCTGCCGTTGCTCATCCAGCAGCTGCGTCATGAGGGTGGATGGTGCAGGTTGCCGCTTGCGCTTCTTCGGCTCTTTTTCACAGCCGCCACCATCCAAACCAGCTTCACAGCTGGAGGCAGCTGCTGCTGTTTCCAAGGAGGTGGAGGTTGAGTTGCCCGCTGCCTGCGGTGATGTGCTAGTTTGAGTGGAGCATGATGGCTCAGATGCCACCACGAGAGGTGATGAGCAACCCTGGCTCTGCTGTTCGTCTTGCACGTCACCCCGTGCTATTCCTTGAAGGATCTGCAGAGCATAAAATTGCACGTTGTTAACAACCAAATAAGTACCACTCAAAAGGTTAGCCCAATATGAAATAAAATCTTTGTTTACCTCTGGTTAACTGCACGAGTATGCGTGCACATGCAGAAAATTTGCATTCCTTTTGACAGTACTTAATTAAATCAGGCATTTTTATGAAGTGGCACAGTGTTCTTGGCATAAAATGACATAAATTGAAGTAAGCTTTGTGTTTGTTCCTAATTTATTGTGAAATTGGGTAAACATATACTCATTACACTGCTATAAACATTGAAACAACAGAGAGGAGACAGTACCAGTGCTGAGTCTTTTTTCGTAGATAAGTATGCTCATATAACGTGTATCTGGGCATTTCGAACAAATTTGCATTTGGTTTTTCAATTGTATATTGCACAATGTATTGCAAGCCCACCCGCTTGGTTGTCATACTGCACTTTACGTAACATTTAAGCAATCAATGAACTGTTTCGTACTCAACACCCATTCTGTCTCGTCTTTTGTGACCCGCTTGATTTCACACACTTTTGGTAATATTGCAAACGTAGCCGGTTAGTTCAAGCTCAGACTAAAATTAAATTACAGTTCCATGGAGTATGAAATTCGCATAAAACACTCAACGTTTTTTGGGGGGTATGTAGTTATAAT
This window of the Rhipicephalus sanguineus isolate Rsan-2018 chromosome 2, BIME_Rsan_1.4, whole genome shotgun sequence genome carries:
- the LOC119382104 gene encoding uncharacterized protein LOC119382104 — encoded protein: MADSDAEGTRSGDERLERVLAALICLRARRCHAYVMLESEIDREAAISRDIEEQLLGNSFTVAAVLADSVPSMCRSVWSFQRNERWFEDTLPHLTEFYFKQALRVTPSTFRYLVESLACDLSRLSTQMRTPISVEKRVAIGLYRLCSSAEDRTIAHLFGVGRSTVNVVWRQFSTAVIQQLESQWICMVRRADMADHVREFFAVTGFPQAVGALDGCHFPVSPPKKHATDYYNYKGWYSMILLALVDHRYRFRYIRVGSPGRCHDAGVHAASGLRKVVESAHFKSPQAMIEGTRVAPIILCDQAFPLTGNLMKPFANPQDGTPERVFNYNLSRTRRIVENAFGRLKARFRFVAKRMDCHLPNSKRAIRAACVLHNICENFRDCVEQPWEQEAQQLATLYVQPSHNTQAGTDEGEKTRAAFTEYFSKQVARSS